CTATAGATAAGGTAAATGGAATCATCATGATGGTCGTCATGCACGGAGCGGTTTCACTGATATCATCTAGTTTTATATCGGTTAAGTGTTTCATCATGCAGCAAGCAACGTAGAGTAATGCGGGTCCTACTGCATAGCCAGGAATCATTTTAGCCAGAGGGAAAAAGAATAACATAAAGAGAAATCCTATGGCGATGACTATGGCCGTCATTCCAGTCCGTCCTCCTGCTTCTATACCTGTTGCTGATTCAATGTAGGGGGATGTGCTGGCAGAGCCAAGCAGTCCCGCTAACGCGGAGGCGGCAGCATCTGCAGTTAAACTTTTGCTTAAGCGCTGGGGGAAATCTTTTTGTTGTTTGAAGATTGAGGGGTTGAGCAAACCAATTAAAGTTCCTGTGGCATCAAAAATGGCAATTAAGAAAAAAGTAAATGTCGCTTTTAATGCTTCAACACTCGTAATTCCAGAAAAATCCAGTTGCAACAATGTTGGTGATAGAGAGGGGGGAATACCTACCACACCCTGCCAGGAGGTTAAACCTAAAAGTAAGCTTAAAGCACTGATACTGAGAATGCCAATAATAATAGCTCCTCGGACCTGATAATAATCCAAGGATAAAATAAGTAAGAAGCCTAAAAAAAATAGGCCGCATTCTGGGCGCTTGATGTCACCCAGTTGCATTAAACTATGCTGGGCATCGACAATGATATGGTTCGTTTGTAGCGCGATTAAGGCGATCAATAAGCTAATCCCTATGAGAATAGCGATTTGTAAATTATGAGGAATAGCCTCTATCAATAAACGCCTTAGTCCGGTCATGGTTACGACAAAGAATAAAACTCCTGAAATGAATACCATGGCTAAGGCATGCTGCCAATCTATTCCTAAATCTTGGACCACGCCATAAGAAAAATAAATATTCAATGCCATGCCAGGCGCTACACCTATAGGGGTATTGGCTAAAAGTCCAGTGAGTAAACAGGCAAAGGCAGTGACTAAGCAGGTGGCTGTAAATACTGCGCCTTGATCCATGCCGGCATCGTGTAAAATGGATGGATTAACGAAGGCAATGTAGGCCATGGTGAGGAATGTGGTAATTCCTGCGAGTAATTCTGTTTTTAAGGTAGTGCCGTTAAGCAAATAAGTTTTGAGGTTCTTCATCAATAGGGAAACACTCTAAAAATGGAAATTCATCACCGCGATAATAATTTCCACGGCGATTAAGATAATAATGACTATTTCTAAATTATGGCCGTGACGGTTTTCAAGATAACCATTAAACATATTAAAAATTTCATTAAGGGTATCGAGGCGATGATTAATGGCATTGACTCGTCTTTGAATATGTAGATAACGCTCAAGCATAATAAAATGCTCTTCCAATGTAGGGTGTTGCCAAAAATATTTAGGATGGTAGAGGAAGTTACTGATTAAGTTCATTTCACTTTTAGCCCCGAGGATCTCACCGATGACTTGTTGTATTTGTTTACGGCTGATGGGCATTTCCCCTGTTTGGGATAATGTTTGAATCATGGGATTGTATTTTTCAATTAACCCATCGATGATGGTTTCAAAATATTGTAGCTTCACTGATTGGGAGAATCCGTAAGAGAGGCTTAGCTTCAACTCCTCACTGTCATCCTCCATGGTTAAACAATCCACATCAAAAAAATCATGGGGCTCAATTGCTGTTTTATCGGCAATTTGATAGTGGAATTCGTCATGTACTAGAAGGGCGACCGGTTTATCCACGAGACGTTTGATTGTAGTTAAATAATCGTTAATTTCATAACGTTTAACACCCCATGAGACCACAGTGCCATTTTTAAAGATAAATATAACGTGATTGGGATTTTTGTGTGGACTTAATTTGACAACATCACGCGTTTTAGATGAAGTATATTCGTTTGAGGCGTTTTTTAAAAAGTTATCTAAACGGGTCAAATCGATTGATTTAGCTACACAAAAGCTTAAGCATTCCATGATTGATACTCGCAACTTGAAAAAGGCGCTCGCCAATAGGTTCTGTCAACGAACGCCATCTAATTGGCTAAAGTATACAATAAAATCAATGATATTACACGCTATCGGCAGTTTCTTTACTGGCGCTATATGCTTTCTTTTTGTCTGTTACGCCACTTAGCCATTGGGGACATACTTCTAGTACTTTTGCAATTTTATCAAGTTGCTCACGGTCAGGGAATCCATTTCCAAAGATTAGAGAGTTAGCTAAATGGCGAGTGATGCCAAATATCTTGGAAACAGCCTTAATTTTTTCGTTGAATTCTCCGGGCAACTCGAATGTTGCTAATTCTTGGTTAAAACGTTGGGAAAACACCTTGTTGTTCATTTTCTCACTCCATGAAAAAATAGTAAAAAATTCAATAACATCCAGTTGATCATTGAGCCAATATAAGTCTGTATCAATCCTTGATACAGATAAGAGTGTTATAACTTATTTTTCCTCAATAGCAAAGTTTTTTTATGTAAAATCAATCACTTTTGTTCTTTCTGGCAGAGGGTTGTAGTCCTAGTTGTAAAAAAATAATAAATTTGCGGAGTGAAGGTTTTCAGAGATTAGTGATTAATAATATCCATTATCTCACTAGCATGGGCTATGCCCTCGAGATAAGATTGAGCCAAGTCTTTGTTTTCTAGAGATATGTTATCTAATTCATTAAAATTAGCGGCTTCATAATCTGTAGCAAATTTCAAAACTTGTCCTAAGTCACCTTTTTGATAGAGCAATGCATCGTTTAATGTATCACTGAGATGGATTTTAGCGAGGAGAGAGCCCATGGGTTCATTAAGAATCCCATCTAAAGTGGACAATATTCCTACAGTATAAGCTTGAAGGGGATTGCCAGATCCCAGTTTTCTGACTAAGGACTCACACATCTTTGCGCGTATCAATGTCCGCTCCAGAAGGTCAGGAGCTACATCATCAAGGCTTGCCAGGAGCAAAAGACTTATCCAATTGCGAATTTGTACTAATCCTAGCTGGGATATGGCATCCATCAATGAATCAATTTTTTTTCCGGTGTATAGCGAGGCAGAATTAGACAAGCGTAAGATTCGGTAGCTAAGCTTAGGAATTTGTAAAATGATTTCTTCCACACGTCCTAAGGGTACGTCGTGATCATTTAATTCGGCCAGTAATTTGAGCAGATGTACCCTATTTTCAGTAATAACTTGGCCTTTAAGCGGATCAGGCTTATTGAGAAAAAAGCCTTGGAAGTAGTCAAATCCCAGATCCACACAAAAATTAAATTGGCTCTTATTTTCTATTTTTTCAGCTAAAAGCTTTCCATGATATCCTTTTAATGGTTTTAACCGTTCAACAATTTGTTCATTTGTTTGATTCAATATATCGATTTTAATAATATTGGCTATGTCGATTAAGGGGCGCGTTTCTTCGTGGAAAATAAAATCATCGAGTGCTATTTCATAACCTAATTGACTCAATGCTTCTAAATTTACAATTAAACGTTGATCTACAGTAACCGTTTCCAATACCTCAACAACAATTCGACTCTTAGGTAATAAAAGAGGTACTTCATCTAATAGGTGGTTGCGGGTGAAATTAATAAATGCTCGTTTATTACCAATGATGGAGTTCATATCCATATTAGAAAACAACTGAGCTATAACAGACGAGGTTGCCGAGTCGCCCGAGAAAGAGTTAAGGTTATCTACATGTGCTGTCTGTGCATCACCATCGCGGTATAAAAGCTCATAGGCATGCACCGAACCGTTCTTATTGTAGATACCTTGTCGTGCTAATAATATTTTTATTAGAGGTAAGCTCAATTTTATAGTTTTTATTAGATCTGCTTGTTTATAGTATAGATTAAAAAATACAATAAGCAGATTTGTTTGGATTACCGTATTCTATTTGGGATACAGCTAACGTAATCGTGTCTTTTTCCTCCTTTTCCGGTACATCATTTTAGTAACAATGCAAAAATTAACAGGAAAGATTAAGGAAACCTTAAGGTTATTTGTTTATAATAAGAGCATATTTGACTGCGTTCGGAATTTTACCATGCCCCACGTAAAAATTGAAAAAGAAGTAAACATTTATAATTATCCTCGGGCGGAACCAACTGGCGCATCTGAAATTGCAATAGGCGATTTGCACGCCAATGCTGTTTTGCTGATGTTTTTCTTACAGAGTAACGGAATAGTGAATATTTCGGCAGCCGATTATCAAAAATTGGTCGATATCTATAGAAAAGACAAGCATACAAAAGAAGACATCAAGCAGTTTAATCAAATCATTGATGCGTTACAGATAAATGAAAAAACGCTCGTTAGACTTATTGGCGATGAAATTTGTGATAGAGGGCAAAACGATTATTTTATTTTCAAGATTCTGCAGAAATTAAAAAAGCATGGTGTTCCAGTAGAAATAATGCTTTCTAATCATGGTATTGAATTCCTTATTCCTTATGAGCAAGGGCACGAACTCTATGCTCCCAATATTGATTTAGCGGGACAGGCAAGATCATTAAATAATTTAAGACAATTGATTACGGATGGCGTAATTGACAAACAAGAAGTTGACGAATTAGTTGCTGAGGCTTACTTACCCAACTTAAAATTAATTTCTTATTCATTAGAAGCTAATAATATTACCATTTATAGTCATGCCGGCATTGGATTAGAAGTAATTGAATCATTAGCAAGGAAATTTAAAGACGATGGTGTTGTCTATAAGGATGATACTGCTGAGGATTTAGCAAGAACTATAGATGCCATTAACGCCGTTTTTGCTAAACATATTGCGGCCGGTACCGTACATACCTTACCTGTTCATTTAACCAGTGCTTCCGACCCTCAAGGTGATCCTATTTCATTTTTATTATGGAATCGCTTCTATCATGGATTAAATAGAAACAAGGAGCATAAAGGGTATAATGTATATTATGTTCACGGGCATGATTCAGGAGAACTATCTCACGATAATATTTTCAATCTCGATAGCTCGTTAGGTAAGCCGCAAACTCCAAATATAGGTACGCATAAGGCTCTTGGAGTTAGTGGCACCATGCCTAAACTGCAAAATCAACACGCTAATGTCAATATTGTTCCGGTGAAAACTGAGCCTGCTTACGTTGCAGACATAGCCAATCCATTTTTAAGCCAATTACATAAACTAAAATCTAAGGCAAATGAATTGCACCAGAATGGCCATACAGAGGCTTATACGAGCGCTATGGAAATACACAGTAAATTAGAAAAAGCTTACAGAGATTTAAAGGGAAATCATAATATTGATAACTTTCGGGCTAAATGTACCGATGTAATCGCGAAACAACGTCCTGTATTAGATAAACACCGCGGTTGGTCCGAGTTTTTAGTGAATCTTGTCCTGCTTATTTCTACTGCCGGTATAGGCTTACTAATAAAAGGCGCTATTAACGTAGCAAATAACAAATCATTCTTCTTTGTACATAAAACGCAATCAACGCAAATTGTAGATGATTTACAAAGTACAATAGAGAATAATCCCTCATCAAATAGCCCTATAAAGTAAGCTGGTTGGGGCAGAATAACCCCATAACCCCATAACCTGATGGTTATGGGGTTATGGGGTTATTCTGCCCCAATAAGGTGTTTACTCTGTGCTAGCAAAATAATTTAAATCCAGCTCGCGAGCTGCCTTTACATCGTCTAGCCGCTTAACGGGTAAGGTATGAGGCGCCTCTCTCAATAAAGTTGGATTGTTGATCGCTTCTTGCCTGATGTGCTTCATGATATCAATAAAACGATCTAATTCCTCTTTACTTTCTGTTTCAGTCGGTTCAATGAGTAAACATTCTGGAATCAATAAAGGGAAATAAGTCGTTGGGGCATGATCGCCGTAGTCCAGTAATCTTTTGGCGAGATCCATGGCCGTGATGCCGTAATTTTTCTTCTCTTGGCTTAACGTGAGAATAAACTCATGAGATGCGCGTCGTTCTGGATAGGCCGCGGTATATCCTGCTTTTGCTAATTCTTTCAGTAAATAGTTAGCATTTAGTGTGGCATATTCTGAGACACGTAATAAGCCTTCTTTGCCCAGAAGTCGCATGTAAAAATAAGCACGCAGTAAAATTCCGGCATTTCCCATAAAACAAGACAGGCGACCAATGCTTTGTGGATAATCTTGTCGTGTTGCCCACTGATAGCCCGAATCTGTTTTCTTCACTACAGGAAGAGGCATAAACGGGATGAGCCGTTTACTAACGGCAACTGGACCAGCTCCTGGGCCACCACCACCATGGGGAGTGGCAAATGTTTTATGTAGATTTAAATGCATGACATCAAAGCCCATATCTCCAGGTCTTACTTTACCTAAAATAGCATTGAGGTTAGCTCCATCATAATACAATAAGCCCCCTGCCTGATGAACAAGCGCGGCGATCTCCTTTATTTGACGCATAAACAATCCCAGAGTAGAGGGATTGGTTAGCATAATCCCAGCAGTTTTGGGGCCTAGTTTGCTTTTGAGCTCATCGAGATGGATGTCTCCATCTTTATCGGTAGTTAGTTCTACGACCTTAAAGCCACACATAACGGCGGACGCCGGATTAGTACCATGAGCAGCATCAGGAATCAGCATTTCATCACGAGCGGTGTCGCCTCTTGATTGGTGATATGCTTTTATCATGGCGACTCCGGCAAACTCTCCTTGTGAACCTGCCATGGCAGTTAATGACACGCCTGGCATGCCGGTAATTTCAGCGATATTATTTTGTAACTGGTACAATGCTTCTAAAAAGCCTTGGCTTTCTTCTTCTAAAGCAAGAGGATGACGATTAGCAAATCCTGCAATGGATGCTGCTTTATGCACACCGCGAGGATTGTACTTCATTGTACAAGAACCCAAGGGATAAAAATTAGTATCTATAGAAAAATTTTTATGCGATAGGCGAGTGTAATGTCTTACTACTTGCAGCTCCGAACAAGCTGGTAATTTGGGGGGCGTCTTACGTTGTAAGGCAGTAGGAACAGCATATTTACTCGGTGCCACTTTAGGTGCTTGAGCGGTTGCCTGACGCTTTGCTTTGGATAATTCAAAAATCAACATAATTTACCTTCCATTTTTTGAATAAGTTCCTTGAGCTCCTCTCTATGCATCACAGGGGTGAACTCAATAAATTGGTATTCAGCAATTTCTGCCAGATAATAGGGGTCCTTTTTAAATATGGATTCTAAATAAGCTTTATCACTAGTAGCCGCAATGATAATTCCCCCTGTTCTAGGTTTCATTGGTCCTGAGGCAACTAATAAACCTTGTTTGTAGTAGTAGTCTAGAAACTCTCTATGAGCGGATAAGTATTTATCTACTTCTTGCAGTGAGGCTAAATAGGTCATTTGCACAATGATCATTGGGCACCTCTCTTTTTGCTCATAATGTTGTTCAAGGTATTAGCGTAGTGCGCAATCTCTTCTGCTGTACGCATTTCGGTCGCACAGATTAAAAGCGTATTAGCCAGTTGTGGGTAATGAACCGCTGGGGCATAACCTCCAGCAATGCCAGCCTCGGATAATTGGGCTAATACTTGCTCTACCGGTTGATTGAGTCTAATTAAGACTTCATGGAAAAATGGGGTGGTAAATACTGGTTCTATCCCCTCAATTTGCGTTAATGCATCCAACAACTCATGAGTATTATGATGACATTGACTTGCAACTTGATGTAACCCTTCTGCTCCCAATAGACTCATATGGATGGTTGCAGCGGTAACTAATAATCCTTGGTTAGTACAAATGTTCGAAGTTGCTTTTGCGCGTCGAATATGTTGCTCGCGTGCTTGTAGGGTGAGGCTAAAACCGGTTTTTCCCTCTTTATCTACGGTACGCCCTATTAAACGCCCTGGCATTTGTCTTACATGGGCCATACGAGTACTTAAAAAACCAAAATAAGGGCCACCTGATGCCATAGGCGAGCCTAATGGTTGTCCCTCTCCGCAAACAATATCAACGCCATGTTGCCCCCATAAACCGGGAGGGTTCAATAGGGCGAGTGAAATGGGATTCACACAAGCGATGCTAATCGTTTTATTGTCATGAGCCCAATTGCTTAGCGCATCGACTTGTTCTAAACAACCAAAGAAGTTAGGTTGGGCAATCACTAAAGCAGTAATGTCTTCGCCATTATATTGCTCCAGGGTAGAAAGTGTGATGATCCCTTGTTGCTCATCAAACGGCAGAGTGAGCACTTCAATATGTTGATTACGCACTATCGTTTCAATAGTCTCACGGTAAAAGGGATGGATAGTCCCCGCTACCAGTACGCGATTGGTTTTACTGTGTTTATTGACGCGGACTGCCATTAAAACAGCTTCCGCTAAAGCGGTTGCTCCATCGTAGAGGGACGCGTTAGCGACTTCCATACCGGTTAGTTCACAAATCATAGTTTGGTATTCATACAATAATTGTAATGTGCCTTGACTTGCTTCTGCCTGGTAGGGAGTATATGCAGTTAGAAACTCACCTCTTGAGGCTATATCCCACACTGCTGCAGGAATGTGGTGTTCATAGCATCCCGCTCCAATGAAACAGACTCCATTTCTATTTTTGTTTGCTAAATAATGCGCCTCTTTAAGCATATCCATTTCATTCATACCCGCAGGGATATTTTGGAATCCGGCATATTGCAACGCCGTAGGAATTTCATCAAATAAGGCTTGGGTATCAGTAACACCAATAGCTTTGAGCATCTCTTTTGTGTCTTCAGCAGTGTGTGGGATAAATGGCATGATTAATGTTCCTCAGCTATCTCATTTTGATATTGATCGGCACTTAATAAGTTTTTTATTTCGTCAAGGTTAGATGGTTTTAATTTAACGAGCCAACCTTCGCTATAAGGATCGGAGTTCACTAGAGCTGGATTAGCAACAATTGCCTCATTGACCGCTGTGACTATGCCACTGATTGGTGCATAAAAATCGGAAGCTGCTTTTACCGATTCAACAACACCGAGTTCTTCACCCGCACTGACTACATCACCAATTTCAGGTAATTCAACAAATACCATGTCACCTAATAATTGCTGTGCATGATCGGTAATACCGATAATGACCTCATCGGCTTCGGTTTTTAACCATTCATGAGTTGTGGTGAATTTTAATTCATTCATTATGTTATCCTTATCTTATAATTTTATCTGTGAAGCAATCGTTCGCTTTATCATCTTCAGCTCGAAGAGGGATTTTCTCTTGATTGCGCAACGTTTTGTTCAAGAGCCCTCCGCCACTATGCTAAGTTGAGACGAGTCGTTATGATGCTGAAAAGTTATATGGCCTGGCCATGTTTTACAAAACGTGGCTTCCCTACTTTAGCCGGAATTAATTTACCGCGAATGTCCACTAACACCTGCTCGCCTGTTGCTACAGGAACTCGAGCCAAGGCTATGGATTGGTCTAAGGTTGGGGAATAACCGCCGCTGGTAATAATGCCATCAGGACATCCTTCAATGACGACCTTTTGGCCATGTCTCATTATTCCTTTGTCTAGCAGTGTGAGCCCGACCATTTTTCGTTTGACTCGGTGCTGTTTTTGCGAAACTAAGGCTCCCATGCCAATGAAGTCGCGATCTTCTGGCTCCCATTTGACTGTCCATGCAAGACCTGATTCGAGAGGGGTCGTGGTTTCATCCATATCTTGGCCATACAAAAGCATGCCAGCTTCCATGCGCAGGGTATCTCGAGCAGCAAGGCCACAGGGCTTGACTCCAGCGTTAAGTAAGTCATCCCATAACTGGGTTATGCTTTCTTTAGGGACAATAATTTCAAAGCCGTCTTCACCGGTATATCCCGTACGAGCAAAAAACCAGTTATCCACGTCAACGCATTCAAAATTAGTTAGAGTGGAGATCGCATCAATTTGGGCAGGACTAAGAACCGTAAGCGTTTTTTCTATAGCCTTGGGGCCCTGTATTGCTAGCATAGCGAGTTCTGGTCTTTCTTGTAGGCCGACGGCAAAGCCTTCACTTTTTTTGCGAATCCACTTGATGTCATTTTGGCGAGTAGCAGAGTTAAGAACGACACGGTAGTTGTCAGAAGCACGTTGGTAAACAATTAGATCATCGATAATTCCACCGAGCTCATTACACATACAGCTGTATAGTGCTTTGCCGTTATGTTCCAATAAATCGACATCATTAGTAAGGAGTTTACGCAAAAAGAGGCGGCCACCAGCGCCCAAGAGGTCAATTATAGTCATATGTGATACGTCAAACATCCCTGCATCCTTGCGGACAAAATGGTGTTCGTTCAGCTGAGAACCATAATGGAGGGGCATGTCCCAGCCATGGAAATCAACCATTTTAGCACCACAGGCGAGATGAGTAGCATGAAGAGGGGTTCTAGCAATCATTGTACATCCTTTTTTTATCACCTTGATTGCTGTGATTATACCGATTGCGATTAATTTTGCGAGATTTCCTTTTCTCTTTTTCTATGATTATGTTTTGAAATCGCTATATACTAGATTTTTATTGAGACAAGCCCGAAAGTTCCTGGAGTATAAAATTGACTCTTGGTCACAAATCACCAGGAAGGAGCAACGCCCATCTGGGCTTTGCGGCATTGTGGCACCGATGTGACTAAGAGGCAGGAGCATGAAATGGGGATTCACATAGGACGATGGATACTCGATATAGGATGGCTAATAGTTCTACTCCTATTATTGAACCATTTTTGGCAAGATAGAAAAGCATTGGTGCGGGCTCAATCCTGGCTTAAAGCTAGAGGGCATATTACTCTCTGCGAATGGGTCACTGTGGGGCACAGTGTTTGGCCTAAAATTGAATACACTTATCAAGTAGCCGAGCAAGAATTGGTGGGTGAATACTTATTTTTGGATACTTCCCATAATAATCCTAATAGTAAATACTCACGTCGTATGGCGTATAAAGTGGCGGTTGCTTACAAGGAAAACTCAGAAATTGATATTTATTACAACCCCAATCATCCTGAGCAATCCGCTTTGGATGTAACTATTCCTAAAAAACTAAATTTTATTCTCTTATTAATTGGTGTTTTAGTTTTGGCTCAAATTGGCATTATTATTTTCCGGCTCCTGGGGTAACAGGGGTTGTTGCAGCAGGTGCGGCTTGTGGTTGCTCATTAGGGCACTGACAAGGTGGTGATATCACCGTAGATTGCATGCTATTGATACTTAACCCCCTTACCCCCTGGCCTGATGGCGCAGTAGTAAAGCCTATCACCACTTTTAAATTTTGCCGTTGCTGGTATTGAGGATTTTGATACACCACTAAAATGGTCATAGTCGCTTGCCAATGAGTCGGATCGAGAGTAACTAGTCTTGGGGGTTGGGTTGCTACAGCAGTGACATCATACTGATTTTTTTGTATTGCTTCTGGCAATTTTGAAGCATCCAGTGCCTTGCTATAAGCTATCCATCCGTTAGAACTGTAATATTTTGCAATTTCTTTTTGTTGTTGAATAAAGGTTTTATAGTTAATAGTGTAAGTGGCAATAATCGCCTCATTAGCCCATACCGCTAATTGGGTCCTATCGGGCGTGGCTCTTGCAAATTGGGAAAAGAGTAAGCCTATTAGAGCGAATAAGAGGGCAGTTTTTTTGTTCATCCAGTCGTTCTCGGTTGCGTTATATTAAGCTAGTGTAGCTATTTTTCAGAGACAAAAAAATCCCCGGCAAATTGACCGGGGCAAATAATATG
This Legionella fallonii LLAP-10 DNA region includes the following protein-coding sequences:
- a CDS encoding DotI/IcmL family type IV secretion protein, which gives rise to MNKKTALLFALIGLLFSQFARATPDRTQLAVWANEAIIATYTINYKTFIQQQKEIAKYYSSNGWIAYSKALDASKLPEAIQKNQYDVTAVATQPPRLVTLDPTHWQATMTILVVYQNPQYQQRQNLKVVIGFTTAPSGQGVRGLSINSMQSTVISPPCQCPNEQPQAAPAATTPVTPGAGK